From a region of the Helianthus annuus cultivar XRQ/B chromosome 5, HanXRQr2.0-SUNRISE, whole genome shotgun sequence genome:
- the LOC110941896 gene encoding zinc finger protein ZAT9: MEESGEESMKHMCKFCNKSFPCGRSLGGHMRSHVISSTDHGQVKNKSCSGGVDKACKECGKGFQSWKALFGHMKCHSMKVSSNKNKKVASLHQESWTSHSDNENSDAKNGPIKRSRPRSPSRSRSGKGLKKRYIVGSGKTAITTPSSSVSMNANYQISSNNASTSMVSEIEQEQEAEVAMSLMMLSRDLGSRCSNSSVLVKLRKVEGKGLIKKGPKMNKFAKTEVGFDFLGRSEVGLMKFNEFDLGFGGLKDSNKRKFECVTCNKSFQSHQALCGHKASHQKVLKKDFDSKIQSENKIEHKPVLDHDQTNNGYDSRTSNDHQESSSFNLDVGSLKKKPVELRAHECPICFKVFPSGQALGGHKRSHMISEAKPNQQNNTNVIKKPDELVRETRGFLDLNMLPEEEEEMNMSSSSTEYKSYCWEDSSDHHSHESRILCLLSTI, translated from the coding sequence ATGGAAGAAAGCGGTGAAGAATCGATGAAACACATGTGTAAATTCTGCAACAAGAGCTTTCCTTGTGGAAGATCATTAGGGGGTCACATGAGGTCTCATGTGATCAGCTCCACTGATCATGGTCAGGTGAAAAACAAAAGTTGTTCAGGTGGTGTTGATAAAGCTTGTAAAGAATGTGGAAAAGGGTTTCAATCTTGGAAGGCTTTGTTTGGGCATATGAAATGTCACTCTATGAAAGTTTCAAGCAACAAAAACAAGAAGGTTGCAAGTTTGCATCAAGAGTCTTGGACTAGCCATTCAGATAATGAGAATTCAGATGCCAAAAATGGACCAATAAAGAGATCAAGACCGCGATCGCCATCGCGATCAAGATCTGGAAAAGGACTAAAGAAAAGGTACATAGTTGGTTCTGGTAAAACTGCAATTACAACACCTTCTTCTTCAGTCTCTATGAATGCTAATTATCAAATTAGTAGTAATAATGCTTCAACAAGTATGGTgtccgaaatcgaacaagaacaAGAAGCAGAAGTTGCTATGTCTTTGATGATGCTCTCTAGAGATTTGGGATCAAGATGCTCAAATTCCTCTGTTTTGGTAAAGTTGAGAAAAGTTGAGGGTAAAGGTTTGATTAAAAAGGGTCCTAAGATGAACAAATTTGCAAAAACCGAAGTTGGTTTTGATTTTCTTGGAAGATCTGAGGTGGGATTGATGAAATTCAACGAATTCGATTTGGGTTTTGGTGGATTGAAAGACTCAAACAAGAGAAAGTTTGAGTGTGTCACATGTAACAAGAGTTTTCAATCTCATCAAGCACTTTGTGGACACAAAGCAAGTCACCAAAAAGTACTCAAGAAAGATTTTGATTCAAAAATCCAAAGCGAAAACAAAATCGAACACAAACCCGTGTTAGATCATGATCAAACAAACAACGGGTATGATTCAAGAACATCTAATGATCATCAAGAATCATCAAGTTTCAATCTTGATGTTGGTTCTTTGAAGAAAAAGCCAGTGGAGTTGAGAGCACATGAGTGTCCAATTTGCTTCAAGGTTTTTCCTTCAGGACAAGCTTTAGGGGGTCACAAAAGATCACACATGATTTCTGAAGCTAAACCGAATCAACAAAACAACACCAATGTGATCAAGAAACCCGATGAGCTGGTTCGAGAGACTCGAGGGTTTCTTGATCTCAACATGCTTcctgaagaagaggaagagatgAACATGAGTAGTAGTAGCACAGAGTACAAGTCATACTGTTGGGAAGATAGTAGTGACCACCATAGCCATGAATCAAGAATACTATGTTTGCTTTCAACAATCTAA